The stretch of DNA GACGGGTGCAGTCGGCTAGATCGTCGTCTCTTGGAGGAGGACGCTTCCGACATGAAGGCCGTCGTGATGGCCGGAGGCGAAGGCACGCGCCTTCGTCCGATGACCTCGAGCATGCCCAAGCCGCTCCTGCCGGTGGCCAACCGGCCGATCATGGAGCATGTGCTGAGGCTGCTCAAAAGGCACGGGCTGAATGAGACCGTCGTCACAGTCCAGTTCCTGGCCTCGTTGGTCAAGAACTACTTTGGTGATGGTGAAGAGCTCGGAATGGAGCTCACCTATGCCAACGAGGAGAAGCCACTCGGAACCGCCGGCAGCGTCAAGAACGCCGAGGAGGCGTTGAAGGACGACGCGTTCCTCGTCATCTCCGGTGATGCCCTGACCGACTTCGACCTCACCCGGCTGATCGAATTCCACAAGGAAAAGGGCGCGATGGTGACCGTGTGTCTTACGCGCGTGCCCAATCCGCTGGAATTCGGCATCACCATCGTCGACGAAGAGGGCAAGGTCGAGCGCTTCCTGGAGAAGCCGACCTGGGGCCAGGTCTTCTCCGACACCGTGAACACGGGCATCTACGTGATGGAGCCCGAGGTGTTCAACTATGTCGACCCCGACGTTCCGGTCGACTGGTCCGGCGATGTCTTCCCGCAGCTGATGAAGGAAGGCAAGCCGATTTACGGCTATATCGCCGAGGGCTACTGGGAGGACGTCGGCACCCACGAGAGCTATGTGAAGGCGCAGGCCGACGTCCTGGAGGGCAAGGTCGACGTCGAGATCGACGGCTTCGAGATCTCCCCGGGAGTCTGGGTCGCCGAGGGCGCAGAGGTGCACCCGGACGCCGTGCTGCGCGGGCCGCTCTACATCGGCGACTACGCCAAGGTGGAGGCCGGCGCCGAGATCCGCGAGCACACCGTCGTCGGCTCCAACGTCGTCGTGAAGAGCGGGGCCTTCCTGCACAAGGCCGTCGTGCACGACAACGTGTACATAGGCCAGCACAGCAACCTGCGCGGCTGTGTCGTCGGCAAGAACACCGACATCATGCGCGCGGCGCGGATCGAGGACGGCGCGGTCATCGGTGACGAGTGCCTGATCGGTGAAGAATCGATCGTGCAGGGCAACGTGAGGGTGTACCCGTTCAAGACCATCGAGGCCGGCGCCTTCGTCAACACCTCGGTGATCTGGGAGTCGCGGGGCCAGGCGCACCTATTCGGAGCCCGCGGAGTGTCCGGGATCCTGAACGTGGAGATCACCCCGGAGCTCGCCGTACGGCTCGCCGGCGCCTATGCGACCACGCTCAAGAAGGGCTCCACGGTCACCACGGCCCGCGACCACTCCCGGGGTGCCCGCGCGCTCAAACGGGCGGTGATCTCGGCCCTCCAGGCCAGCGCCATCGACGTACGGGACCTGGAGAACGTGCCGCTGCCGGTCGCGCGGCAGCAGACCGCGCGGGGCAGCGCGGGCGGCATCATGATTCGGACCTCGCCCGGGGTGCCCGACTCGGTCGACATCATGTTCTTCGACGGACAGGGCGCCGACCTGTCGCAGGGCAGCCAGCGCAAGCTGGACCGGGTCTTCGCGCGCCAGGAGTACCGGCGTGCGTTCCCCGGCGAGATCGGTGACCTGTACTTCCCGTCCAGCGTCTTCGACTCGTACACCGGGTCACTGCTGCGCAACGTCGACACCACCGGGATCGCCGAGTCGGGGCTCAAGGTCGTCGTGGACGCGTCGAACGGCAGCGCCGGACTCGTGCTGCCCAGCCTGCTCGGCAAGCTCGGGGTGGACTCGCTGACGATCAATCCCGGTCTGAACGAGGCCCGGCCGACGGAGACCGCCGACATGCGGCGCTCGGGTCTGGTGCGGCTCGGCGAGATCGTGGCGTCCTCCGGGGCCGCGTTCGGTGTGCGGTTCGACCCGGTGGGCGAGCGGCTGTCGCTCGTCGACGAGAGGGGCCGCATCATCGAGGACGACCGGGCGCTGCTGGTGATGCTCGACCTCATCGCAGCCGAGCGGCGCAGCGGCCGGGTGGCGCTGCCCGTCACGACCACTCGGATCGCCGAGCAGGTGGCCGCCTACCACGGCACCCAGGTGGAGTGGACGACGACCTCGCCCGACGACCTCACACGGGTCGGCGGCGAGGAGGGGACGATCTTCGGCGGCGACGGCAAGGGCGGGTTCATCGTCCCGGAGTTCAGCAGCGTCTACGACGGCACGGCGGCCTTCGTACGGCTCATCGGGCTGGTCGCGCGCACTCAGCTCACCCTGAGCCAGATCGACGCCCGGATCCCGCGTGCGCACGTCCTCAAGCGCGATCTGGCGACGCCGTGGGCCGTCAAGGGCCTGGTGATGCGCCGGGTCGTCGAAGCGGCCGGAGACCGCTTCGTGGACACCACGGACGGTGTGCGGGTGGTGGAGACCGACGGCCGCTGGGTGATGGTCCTGCCCGACCCTGCCGAAGCGGTCACGCATCTGTGGGCCGAGGGGCCCGACGACGCCTCCGCCCAGACGCTGCTGGACGAGTGGGCGGCGGTCGTGGACAGCGCCGGCCGGTAGAACGCGGGCCGGTGGAACAGGGCGCCGGCCGGTAAAACGGACAGCACGCACGCGTGCCGGACAAGTGTCCCCCAAGGGGGCCTGTCCGGCACGCCGGTGGGGCCATTCGGAAGTCACGGCCACGTCGTGCGACGATGTGCGGCATGCCGCAGCAACCCCCCATTCGGAGCAACCCCGCGCGGCCCTCCCGACCGGACGCCTCCATGTCGTTGATCACCAACGTCATGGACCACAGCCTCGACGACGGTTACGCCGAGTCAGCCGCTCGGAAGAAGGCCGCGGGCGAGAGCGGCATGCCGAAAACCGTCCGGGCGAAGCTCGGCCTGGCGGGCGGGCTGGTGCTGGCCGGGCTCGTGGTGACCGTGGGAGCGGCACAGGCCCGTGTGGCGGCCCCGGTCGTCGCCAAGGAGCGCCAGGAGCTGATCGACCGCATCGACAAGGAGACCGCGGCGGCCGACGAGCTCGAGGGCACCGTCGACAAGCTGAGGGACGACGTGAACGCGCGGCAGCGCGAGGCGCTGCGGCACACCGGCGGCAACCCGCAGGCCGACCTGGTGAGCATGCTGGCGGGCGCCAGCGAGGTGTACGGCCCCGGTATGAGGCTCGTGGTGGACGACGCCAAGGAGGCCGGCACGAGCGGCGGCGGCAATCCGCGAGGGACGTCGGGTTTCTCCGACACCGGCCGGGTCCGGGACCGGGACATGCAGCGGGTGGTGAACGGGCTGTGGCAGTCGGGTGCCGAAGCCGTCTCCATCAACGGGCAGCGACTGACGGCCCTGTCGGCGATCAGGGCCGCGGGCGACGCGATACTGGTCGACAACAAGCCGCTGGTGCCGCCGTACACGGTGCTCGCCGTGGGCGAGGGGAAACGGCTGAGCGCCCGGTTCCAGGACAGCCCCGACGGGCTGTACCTCCAGGCCCTGAAGGACAACTACGGCATCCGGAGCAGCATCTCCGTGGAGAGCGACCTCCGGCTGGCCGCCGCACCGAGTGTGATCGTACGTACAGCACAGCCGAGCACTGAGAAGGGCACATCGTGATCGCCGTACTGGGCCTCGTCGTGGGAGTGGTGGCCGGCCTGTTGGTCCGGCCGGAGGTTCCGGCGGTCGTCGAGCCTTATCTGCCGATCGCCGTCGTCGCGGCGCTGGACGCCGTCTTCGGTGGCCTGCGGGCCATGCTGGACGGCATCTTCGACGACAAGGTCTTCGTCGTGTCGTTCCTGTCCAACGTGGTCGTGGCCGCGCTGATCGTCTTCCTGGGCGACAAGTTGGGCGTGGGCGCCCAGCTGTCCACGGGTGTCGTGGTCGTCCTCGGTATCCGCATCTTCTCCAACGCCGCGGCGATCCGACGGCACGTGTTCCGGGCGTGAGAATCATGAGCCACCAGGACGAGCAGCCCGGGAACGGGCAGCAGGACACCCAGCCCGAGCAGCAGCGGCTGCGCCAGGAGTTGCCCGAGGAGGTGCCCGCGCAGGCGGCCGCCGGTGAGGGTCCCAGCGCCGAGGAGAGTTCCGAGCCCGCGCTGACCGGTCGCCAGCGGCTGGCCCAGGGGCTGTGGCCGCCGCGCTTCACCCGGGCCCAACTCGTCGTCGCGCTGCTGCTGTTCGGCCTCGGCTTCGGACTCGCCGTCCAGGTCGCCTCCAACAGCAGCGGCGACAACGCGCTGCGCGGCGCCCGGCAGGAGGATCTCGTCCGCATCCTCGATGAACTGGACGACCGTACTCAGCGTCTTGAAGACGAGAAGCAGGGTCTGGAGAAGCAGCGCCAGGAGCTGGAGAACAGCTCGGACCAGGCCGAGGAGGCCCGCAGGCAGACGGCCGAGAAGGAGAAGCAACTCGGCATCCTCGCGGGCACGGTGGCCGCGCAGGGACCCGGCATCACGGTGACGGTCGAGGACACGAAGGGGACGGTCCGGGCGGACATGCTGCTCGACGCGATACAGGAGCTGCGCGCGGCCGGTGCGGAGGCGATCGAGGTGAACGGTGTGCGCGTGGTCGCGAACACTTATCTCACCGACTCCGGCAAGAGCGTGGACGTCGACGGGAACAAGATCAACGCCCCGTATCGTTTCAAGGTCATCGGCAAGCCGCAGGACCTCGAACCGGCGCTCAACATTCCTGGAGGCGTGGTGCAGACCCTGGAGAAGGAGCAGGCCACCGTGACCATCGACCGTTCGGACAAGATCGTCGTGGACGCCTTGCGGGCGGCGAAGAGGCCTGACTACGCTCGGTCGTCCTCGCGGTGAACCGGCGGTGCATGGCGCTCGTCCGGCAGGGGCATGAGGTTGCGGGGGGTCGGCGCATCGATTGGGTGGTGCGTGGTGGAAACTGTCTGGTGGATACGGACGTTGTGAAGATGTCCGGGTCGACCGGTGTATGCAGTCAGGGTTCGTCCTGCCCCACGGGCGGGTCTGTTTCGGTCAAGGGGAATCGCCCGTGAAGTTGTTTGCGAAGTTGTTCGGCAAGAGCGCGCGAGAGGGCGGCGAGAACGCGACGGCCCGTCATCGCGCACAGCCTGACGCCGAGGGCCAGCGTCCGCTGTTCAGGGACCAGGTGGCCGGTCAGGACGCGTCGTCGGTTGACCCTGCCCAGTCGGGCGGCATAGGTTTCGGGCAACCGTCGACCTCAGGTACGGCTGGAGGGTTTGCCGCCGGCCCGTACGCGTCCGATGCCCCCGCGGGGCAGCCGCGGCAGGAGGATCCGTCCATGTCGGCCCTGGTGTGTACGAGGTGCGGTAACCGCAACGCGCAGAACAGCCGCTTCTGCTCCAACTGCGGTGCGCCGCTGCGGCCCGGTGCGACGCCGGAGCGCTCGTCGGAGACGACCTCGACGATCTCGATCTCCGGTCTCGAGGCCTACGACGCCGAGGCCACCGGTCAGACGCCGATGCTCTCTCCGGAGGCGCAGGCGGCCGTCGACGCGCTGCCGCTGGGCTCGGCCCTGCTGGTGGTGCGCCGCGGCCCGAACTCCGGCAGCCGCTTCCTCCTGGACGGCGAGCTGACCACGGCGGGGCGTCATCCGCAGAGCGACATCTTCCTGGACGACGTGACGGTCTCGCGTCGCCATGTGGAGTTCCGCCGCAGCCCGGACGGCTCGTTCACGGTGGCCGACGTCGGCAGTCTGAACGGCACGTACGTCAACCGGGAGCCGATCGACCAGGTCGCTCTGTCCAACGGTGACGAGGTGCAGATCGGCAAGTACCGGCTGGTCTTCTACTCGAGCCGACAGGGCGTCTGACCTGTCAGGGAAGGTCCATGCGCCAATCACCGAGCGGCGGTGCCGGGCACGGTGCCGCCGCCACGGACAGTGGGCTGAAGAGCATCGGCACGGTGCTGAACGTGCTGCGCGACGAGTTCCCCGAGGTCACCGTCTCCAAGATCCGTTTTCTGGAGTCGGAGGGGCTCGTCGAGCCGCGGCGCACCCCCTCGGGGTACCGCAAGTTCAGCACCGACGACGTCGAGCGGCTGGCCCTGGTCCTGCGGATGCAGCGGGACCACTACCTGCCGTTGAAGGTGATCCGCGAGTACCTGGACGCGATGGAGCGTGGCGAGGCGGTCCACCTGCCGGCGGTCGGCCGGCAGCGTGACGCCTCGGCCGTGCCGGCGTCGGCCGAGGCCCCCACGGGGGCCCGGATCGGGCGGGCCGAGCTGCTCGCCGCCGCCGGCATCGAGGAGGGGGAACTGCGGGAGTGGGAGTCGTACGGGCTGCTCACTCCGTTGGCGGACGGGGCCTACGGCGCCGAGGCGGTGACCGTGGCCTCACTCGTCTCCGAGCTGGGGCGTTTCGGGATCGAGCCCCGGCACCTGCGGGTGATGAAGGCGGCCGCCGACCGCGAGGCCGGGCTCGTCGACCAGGTGGTGGCCCCGCTCAAGAGGCACCGCAACCCGCAGACCAGGGCACATGCGGAGGCCCGTGCCAAGGAGCTCGCGGAGCTCACGGTGCGGCTGCACACGGTGCTGGTCCAGGCCGCGCTGGGGGTGCGGCTGCCGTGAGCGGGCCGGGAGGCGGCCGGATCCTCCTCCCCTGACCGGCCCGACTACCCAAACGGTCGGGGCACCGCCTAGGGTTGCTGTGTGAACGAGCTCGATGTCGTAGGTGTCCGGGTCGAGATGCCCTCCAACCAGCCGATCGTGCTCCTGCGTGAAGTGGGAGGCGACCGTTACCTCCCCATCTGGATCGGGCCAGGGGAGGCGACGGCGATCGCCTTCGCCCAACAGGGCATGGCCCCTGCGCGACCGCTGACCCATGACCTGTTCAAGGACGTGCTGGAAGCGGTCGGCCAGGAACTCACGGAAGTGCGCATCACGGACCTGCGTGAAGGCGTCTTCTACGCCGAGCTGGTGTTCGCCAGCGGTGTCGAGGTGAGCGCCCGGCCGTCCGACGCCATAGCGCTGGCCCTGCGTACCGGGACGCCGATCTTCGGCAGCGACACGGTGCTCGACGACGCGGGCATCGCGATCCCGGACGAGCAGGAGGACGAGGTGGAGAAGTTCCGCGAGTTCCTCGACCAGATCTCGCCGGAGGACTTCGGCAGCAGCAGCCAGTGAAGCGCCCGCAGGAGCCACGGGAGACCGCCCCGCGGCCTCCCTCCGAGGCATTCGGATAGCCTTTCCCGGCGATGGGGTACGCGAAACCACTCTTAGGGTGATTATCACTCGGCGTGCCGAGTGTGGCGATCGTTGACGCACCCCTGGTGACTGCCTACCGTCGAGGAGGCAGGTCAAGGACGGAGGTCGGCGTGAGAAGCAGCGGCGACGGTACGGCTGGGGGTGCCCCCGGACGCAATGCCGGGGGAAGCGGTCCGTACCCTCCCCCGAGCTCTCGGCTCCGACCGAGCGGGGGGTATCCCCCTCCCGGGGGCGTGGCCGGTCGTGCTCCGCAGCGACCGACGGCGGTGCCGAGCAGCGGAGGGGCGGCGGCCATGGCTACCGAGCAGATCGGCTACCGCGGTCCGACGGCCTGCGCGGCCGCCGGCATCACTTACCGGCAACTGGACTACTGGGCGCGCACCGGGCTGGTCGAGCCGAGCGTGCGTCCCGCCCACGGGTCCGGGACCCAGCGTCTCTACAGCTTCCGGGACGTCGTCGTCCTGAAGATCGTCAAGAGGTTCCTCGACACCGGCGTGTCGTTGCAGAACATCCGTAGCGCCGTCCAGCACCTGCGCGAGTGCGGTCTGCGTGACCTGGAGCGGATGACGCTGATGAGCGACGGTGCCACGGTGTACGAGTGCACGTCGCCCGACGAGGTGCACGCCCTGCTCCAGGGAGGCCAGGGAATCTTCGGCATCGCCGTCGGAGTGGTGTGGCGTGATGTGGAGAGCGCGCTGTCGCAGCTGCACGGTGAGCGCATCGACACCGGGGAGACGCTCGTGGGGCACAACCCGGGCGACGAGCTCGCCCGGCGGCGCAACCGGGCCGTCTGAGCGGCCCCTCGGCCGGCTCCGGTCGTTTCGGCCACCGGCCCGGCCGCATGGGCCCGATCAGCCCGATCAGCCCGCTCGGCCCCCGTACCGGCTTCGAAAGCCCGTACGGGTGCTGCCGGAACCGGGGCGTTGTCAGTGGCGTGGTGCAGCATCGTAGATGTGAGAACCGCACCCACGATCCTCCATCTCGACATGGATGCCTTCTTCGCCTCCGCGGAGCAGGCGTCCAAGCCGAGCCTGCGCGGCAAGGCCGTGGTCGTGGGCGGGCTGGGACCGCGCGGCGTGGTGGCCACGGCGTCGTACGAGGCGCGCGTCTTCGGCGTCCACTCCGCGATGCCGATGGCCCAGGCGCGGCGGCTGGCGCCGAACGCCGCGTACCTCGTGCCGCGCTTCGCCTTCTACCGCTCGATCAGCGAGCGGGTGATGGGCCTGCTGCGGGCGCTGTCGCCGCTGGTGGAGCCGCTGAGCCTGGACGAGGCGTTCGTGGACCTGGAGGCCGGGGGAGCCGCCTGGGACGCGGAATCAGCGCGGCTGGCGGGGACGAGGCTGCGTGCCGACATCCGGGCCGTCACGGGACTCACGGGGTCCGTGGGGCTGGCCGCCTCCAAGATGCTCGCCAAGATCGGCTCCGAGCAGGCCAAGCCCGACGGCCTGGTGCTCATCGAGCCCGGCACCGAGCGGGCCCTGCTCGGTCCGCTGTCCGTGCGGACCCTGCCGGGCGTGGGCCCGGCCACGGGCGACCACCTGCGGCGGGCCGGGATCCACACCGTCGAGGAGATCGCCGAGGCCGGCGAGGACGAACTCGTACGGCTGCTCGGCAAGGCGCACGGGCAAGCGCTGTACGCGATGGCGCTA from Streptomyces sp. 6-11-2 encodes:
- a CDS encoding FHA domain-containing protein, producing the protein MQSGFVLPHGRVCFGQGESPVKLFAKLFGKSAREGGENATARHRAQPDAEGQRPLFRDQVAGQDASSVDPAQSGGIGFGQPSTSGTAGGFAAGPYASDAPAGQPRQEDPSMSALVCTRCGNRNAQNSRFCSNCGAPLRPGATPERSSETTSTISISGLEAYDAEATGQTPMLSPEAQAAVDALPLGSALLVVRRGPNSGSRFLLDGELTTAGRHPQSDIFLDDVTVSRRHVEFRRSPDGSFTVADVGSLNGTYVNREPIDQVALSNGDEVQIGKYRLVFYSSRQGV
- a CDS encoding DUF881 domain-containing protein; translation: MPQQPPIRSNPARPSRPDASMSLITNVMDHSLDDGYAESAARKKAAGESGMPKTVRAKLGLAGGLVLAGLVVTVGAAQARVAAPVVAKERQELIDRIDKETAAADELEGTVDKLRDDVNARQREALRHTGGNPQADLVSMLAGASEVYGPGMRLVVDDAKEAGTSGGGNPRGTSGFSDTGRVRDRDMQRVVNGLWQSGAEAVSINGQRLTALSAIRAAGDAILVDNKPLVPPYTVLAVGEGKRLSARFQDSPDGLYLQALKDNYGIRSSISVESDLRLAAAPSVIVRTAQPSTEKGTS
- a CDS encoding MerR family transcriptional regulator, producing the protein MRQSPSGGAGHGAAATDSGLKSIGTVLNVLRDEFPEVTVSKIRFLESEGLVEPRRTPSGYRKFSTDDVERLALVLRMQRDHYLPLKVIREYLDAMERGEAVHLPAVGRQRDASAVPASAEAPTGARIGRAELLAAAGIEEGELREWESYGLLTPLADGAYGAEAVTVASLVSELGRFGIEPRHLRVMKAAADREAGLVDQVVAPLKRHRNPQTRAHAEARAKELAELTVRLHTVLVQAALGVRLP
- a CDS encoding MerR family transcriptional regulator codes for the protein MRSSGDGTAGGAPGRNAGGSGPYPPPSSRLRPSGGYPPPGGVAGRAPQRPTAVPSSGGAAAMATEQIGYRGPTACAAAGITYRQLDYWARTGLVEPSVRPAHGSGTQRLYSFRDVVVLKIVKRFLDTGVSLQNIRSAVQHLRECGLRDLERMTLMSDGATVYECTSPDEVHALLQGGQGIFGIAVGVVWRDVESALSQLHGERIDTGETLVGHNPGDELARRRNRAV
- a CDS encoding mannose-1-phosphate guanyltransferase, whose protein sequence is MKAVVMAGGEGTRLRPMTSSMPKPLLPVANRPIMEHVLRLLKRHGLNETVVTVQFLASLVKNYFGDGEELGMELTYANEEKPLGTAGSVKNAEEALKDDAFLVISGDALTDFDLTRLIEFHKEKGAMVTVCLTRVPNPLEFGITIVDEEGKVERFLEKPTWGQVFSDTVNTGIYVMEPEVFNYVDPDVPVDWSGDVFPQLMKEGKPIYGYIAEGYWEDVGTHESYVKAQADVLEGKVDVEIDGFEISPGVWVAEGAEVHPDAVLRGPLYIGDYAKVEAGAEIREHTVVGSNVVVKSGAFLHKAVVHDNVYIGQHSNLRGCVVGKNTDIMRAARIEDGAVIGDECLIGEESIVQGNVRVYPFKTIEAGAFVNTSVIWESRGQAHLFGARGVSGILNVEITPELAVRLAGAYATTLKKGSTVTTARDHSRGARALKRAVISALQASAIDVRDLENVPLPVARQQTARGSAGGIMIRTSPGVPDSVDIMFFDGQGADLSQGSQRKLDRVFARQEYRRAFPGEIGDLYFPSSVFDSYTGSLLRNVDTTGIAESGLKVVVDASNGSAGLVLPSLLGKLGVDSLTINPGLNEARPTETADMRRSGLVRLGEIVASSGAAFGVRFDPVGERLSLVDERGRIIEDDRALLVMLDLIAAERRSGRVALPVTTTRIAEQVAAYHGTQVEWTTTSPDDLTRVGGEEGTIFGGDGKGGFIVPEFSSVYDGTAAFVRLIGLVARTQLTLSQIDARIPRAHVLKRDLATPWAVKGLVMRRVVEAAGDRFVDTTDGVRVVETDGRWVMVLPDPAEAVTHLWAEGPDDASAQTLLDEWAAVVDSAGR
- a CDS encoding small basic family protein, translating into MIAVLGLVVGVVAGLLVRPEVPAVVEPYLPIAVVAALDAVFGGLRAMLDGIFDDKVFVVSFLSNVVVAALIVFLGDKLGVGAQLSTGVVVVLGIRIFSNAAAIRRHVFRA
- a CDS encoding DUF881 domain-containing protein — encoded protein: MSHQDEQPGNGQQDTQPEQQRLRQELPEEVPAQAAAGEGPSAEESSEPALTGRQRLAQGLWPPRFTRAQLVVALLLFGLGFGLAVQVASNSSGDNALRGARQEDLVRILDELDDRTQRLEDEKQGLEKQRQELENSSDQAEEARRQTAEKEKQLGILAGTVAAQGPGITVTVEDTKGTVRADMLLDAIQELRAAGAEAIEVNGVRVVANTYLTDSGKSVDVDGNKINAPYRFKVIGKPQDLEPALNIPGGVVQTLEKEQATVTIDRSDKIVVDALRAAKRPDYARSSSR
- a CDS encoding bifunctional nuclease family protein; the encoded protein is MNELDVVGVRVEMPSNQPIVLLREVGGDRYLPIWIGPGEATAIAFAQQGMAPARPLTHDLFKDVLEAVGQELTEVRITDLREGVFYAELVFASGVEVSARPSDAIALALRTGTPIFGSDTVLDDAGIAIPDEQEDEVEKFREFLDQISPEDFGSSSQ